The genomic stretch caatgcaattgttattttcacatactctgcaccaaactaatacacttgtaaaaaacaccaaaagtgacagaattgaaaagtgaatacttaaatagttaccttagggactccgctttttaaatatgtatgtcatgaggatgtattactgtttttttttcaaataaaggcttgtaatcattggtagtgtgcaatgagaaaacaaaaaacacaacatagaaaaaatgcacctttatttccaaataacatattgtcaccatactatgtactagggacataatttaaatcttgtgataaccacgacaaataggcagataaaatgtgtgggtaaaatgttcagtagcgttgttcattttaaaactatagaggctggaattggagaaatagtgtattttttcattttttccctcgtttttctctttaaaatacatagacattttagtagttgctaaaaacaaaaatcaccccccaaaagccaaatttgtggtgaaaaaaacaagatctaaataatttatgtgtgatgagtagtgataaagctattagcgaatgaatgagagcagcgctgacaggggaaaattgcttcagtccttaaggtgaaaatagctgtGAGGCTGAACCGGATAGTTAATaagaaaatggtcagaaaagtatCAACACCTCCAAAGTAATTATTTTCCTAAATCAGGAGGATTTGGTCCTTACCTACCCCAAGTGTACTCTTCCCCTCATGCTTTTGAGATTATTTTCCGCAAATGTATAATCTGTGAACCTTACTAATTTATTGTGCGGTACTGCATAATATGGTGGTGATATAAATATAAAGGAtaatcatgctaggtacacacgatacaattttctggcagatttacctgccaggtcgagtttttccaacatgcccgatctgaattacaatcgattttccgatcgttttacCAATCGATTtacgttcacttctatggaaatcgattggaaaatcgattgaaattctgatcggacatgttggaaaaaatttatctggcaggtaaatctgccagaaaattggatCGTGTAgcataaggctaggttcacagtaaccgttgcattgtgttccctgtaacatCAGGAACAAAACAGAACAGGAGAGCGGCGCCTCACATTATCTTCCATCTCATGCAgtgaagtacagtgaagcatacagtcaacagAAAGTATCTGTCAATGGGTGCATTTTGCAGTaatgcgctgcatgcagtgcgttgtaatgctgcactgtgaacattgcataaGTGTTGCACTGCAGTGCGGCATGGCACATTACAAAGTGGCTGTTATGCAGTACCGCAATGCTCCACTGTGCATGTAGCCTTAAGATATACTTTGATGtactcttagggcctgtttccactacacgcagattggatgcagaatggatgcagaaaaactgactccaatgaatgcctatgtgcCTGTTTCtactaaatgcgatttttctgatgcagatattcccataggcattcattggagtcagtttttctgcatccaatctgcttgTAGTGGAAAGAAGCCCTTATATGAAATTATGCCACTAACGTTCACTTGTTGCTGGTACAAGTCATAcaagtgacagcaacttatacCCGCATGACCCATATTATGAAACATGCTTGGCATTAAACTGAAATGACCTGTTTACACCAATAACACTTCTCGTTCATTGTTTGCAGAGTTGCACTACACTTACTGATCAGTTTGGAGTTGATCACAGAAAATCAATAGCGCACTGAAATGTTATCGGTACTTAGGGCAGTTATGTAATGTGCATTGCGTGCGTGAAAATCTTTTGtctgtgggggtacctcaaggctctgtccttggccccctcctctcttccatgtacatgCCCACTCTTGGCAACTTAACtaatttggttttcaataccacttctatgcagatgacacacaactgtacctcttggccccagacctgaactctttcttcacacgtgttcctgactgcttgtctgctatatcctctttcatgacctctggCTTCTTAAAacgtaatatgagtaaaacaaaaCTATTCATTTTTCCACTGTCTCTGTCCAGCTCTCTGCCTGATACGACAATTAATGGTAATAACACCCCTGTAACCTCAGTTTCCAAAGCACGGATCCCAAATCAGATCCCAAATCAGCTTGACTTCTGTACCACCTTTTATGCTCATGTCCCTAAATAAAGCATGGATGGAGATGAAAGGAGAAACAATATTCCCTATTCCACACACCTTGACAGGATGTAGATATCCATCACCACTGTGTAAGGTCCCCAGAAGATCTGGACTAACACTGGTGGAGCTGCTTGGGCTGCTGGATTGGTGGCTATGGCTTTTCTCATCCTCCTCCTGGAGACTGCGGGTAAGGTGAGCAATATAGGTTGTAGCAAGTATAAGAACATCCAACTTAGAGAGTTTTGTATCTGGAGGAACTGAAGGCAGAGTCCTCTGCAGCTCCATGAAAGCATGACGCAAGGTCTGCACTCTGTTCCTCTCTCGGGCAGCATTAGCAGCAGCTGGGCGGCCTACAATTCCACTTCCCTGACTTCCTCCTGCTCTTGCTGCATCAAATTTTCCTTTTCCAAGTGTGTCCTCTTCAGAGCTTCCAGGAGGCTCTTCCCTGATGTGCACCAGTCTGGAACCCAGAGGCCGTTGGACCTTTTCCACCATATCCACAGAAGACACTGCAAACATCAATGTTATAAAGGTCACTGTTCTGTGCATTGGTTGTATCAAGGGTTAACATGACAATGTCAAAAGAAATGCTACAAAGATTTACTACAAAATTGGAAcaacaaaccaacaaacgttgattccggtgataaCTTTAAAAAGGCACTTAAAGGATAGGTCCAggcaaaatcaaaaacaaaaatccacttacctggggcttcctccagcccttgcagccatcctgtgccctcgctgcagctccggtggcccccggtcttctccgctgcagaagccgacctcgccaggtcgacaTCTGGGTCGGCTTCTCATGCGCTTCACCGCACCACCGCTGACATCAGcagcactgtgcctgcgcagtactgcgCCGATCACATCAGCAGTGGAACGCATGAGAAGCTGACCTGACGAGGTCGACTTCTGCAGCAGAGAAgatcgggagccaccggagctgtggcgagggcacaggacgcctgcgaggggctggaggaagccccagttaagtggatTTTTGATTTTGCCTGGACATATCCTTTAAGCctagaaaagttgtactcacctggggcttctacctgccccctgcagctgtcccgtgcccttacagtcactctcggatcctcctgtcccccgccactAGCCTCTTTTACTTTGCCGACAGGCCTGACCGCACGTAGCCTTCTACGCGTTCCTGTCCGCAGTAGCGTCCTGCCCCTGCACAGGAGTAgtatgtagtaaaatattggtaacttcAATTACCAATTTTTTACCATTTGCGGCTTGCTGATGCGGCAATCCCGCTATACATACTCCTCCGCCCCCCTCCATAGAAACAAAACGCATCTCTAGTTTGCAGGCTAGAGACACATCTTTGCCCTGACCTTTCACCCCGGGCGATTGATTCCTGATCCCTGCCAGGCGACAGTTTACGTAGTGTATGAGGCTAAAAGGACAATTTTGGGGGAACCCATTAGCTTATTAGCATGCGTACCAGATGAGCGCCTGTTTAATGTGGGAACTGCAACTGAGGTACATTTTTGTAACCAACGTTTGCATAGACACATGTCTAGGTCTCCATTCCTGAAAGCACTGTGTACAAATAACTgatggggataaaaaaaaatcatttttgatTACAGCAAAGTAATTATTTTAACACAGCAGTAGACAGAATGTTAAATGAGAGAGGGATAGAGATGGCTCTGTTCAGCTTGCTGTGCACATTACTGCCGTCataagccttaaagaggaactgtagcaaaaAGAATGTAATGAATTtaattacttattttttacaatattcacttataaaattgtttaatcagtgtttgccctttgtaaaaatctttacattctgaaatttatcccaGTAGCGAcacctttagtcctgtcaggtgcatttCTGCGGAATGTtcttttactgagagttctgaagccagtacaaagtaTACCTGGCCTCCAATAATTCTCTGGGAGGATAATTTCGCATAGCTAATAATCctgggctaaacatcactgggagggcggggctacatgccAACCTTCAGCAGTATATAGCTTTATGAAGTTTTTCTGatgaatttactgcattctattatatgttactgcagtgcctctttaataagAACATCAGCAACACACTCCAGTCAGTTTGCAGGCATCAATGAGCCTTTTTTTAAATGTCTATTTCATCCAGAACtttgtactattttttttaatgaaaccaaaaggctgggctcacacataaaaggtgtccagtcctgtcctgtcagttattgacggttggcatcagttttctatggcttggTTCGCACATAAATCTGTGCATTTCTGGTCCTGTCCAGACCTGTAAGTTTTGCATCAGCTATGTATGGATTTTctatggcttggttcacacataaaaggtgtacatttcctgtccagtccagtcctgtgCTGCCAGTtctgtatcagttttctatgggtgtgctcactgctcacacataaaaggtgtacagtcccaatcttgtcagataaggctgtgttcccacttgagcagagaactgacattttttgtccattctctgcTCATGGCAAAAATGACAGAGAACAGTCCTATTTTAGTCTGCTTCTGGATCCATTGGATCTGTTGTGGTAAGcaggccgcacttctgtgcagtccgcgataatccGCCAAGAGCAGATGCATTCACCATATAGCCTATGAAGGTAACGCATCTGCCCCGGACTCCAGTTGGACCGCAGCGAACTATCACAGCGgacagtacactgtccactcccacTAGCCACAGGTGAGTCGGTataagtgggaactgagcctaaaactgatagaaaactgatgcgaaACTGACAGGAAAGGACTGGATTGGAAAtaaacagatttatgtgtgaaccaagtctAATACTATAGCAATAATATAGGCACTAAAGAAACATACGTTATTTTAATTAGCAAACCTATTCTTGTCCAACCCTTCTTATTCTTGGCAAcagattctctttttttttaataaaaaagatGTAATTGCAACAATTGTAATTAATGACATTATTGCATATTAGATTTGTGTCAGGACCGGCCATCtctgcagtgtacagtgtgtttcCAGCCCATTTGGCACAGACATCTTTGGCTTTGACTGAGAGAACATCTGTGTATACAGCTGTGTATCACATCGGAGATATTTATACAAGAGAGCACAGCTGACTGCTGAATGAATGAGATCAGGATTACTGTATATAAAGCAGAGGTGAGGAAAATCCGACAGAAAGGAATCTAATCCAAATAAGTGGTTTGTGGAACAAAACGCAAGTGATATGGACCAGTGACACAGAGCTGTAGATGTGACATGGTGCTAAGCTCCCATCACATGTAAACACACAGCCCTGTACAAATAGTGATGGCTTCTCTCACTAACAAGTTCCAGGTCATCTGTGAAAAGTACAGTATGATAATCTGCACAGCAGCTGTCTGGTTATCCCtccagcagtggtgtagcaaaagGGAATGTAGGGGCTGTGACCGCACCTGGGCCCTTGGgcctgaggggccctccctcatctgCTGTATTAGCTcattattggtcctgtgttggtagCTACAGATGCGTTGAataatagtaatcattaacaaactgtcccccatccccttcttgcacctctgacactgcggttGGGGAGCAGTTtaaaatggcgccagagcctacagtgtaaaaatggtgccgcaataatttgcattataaaacgatatttatcgttttaggaTTACAAAAATGGCGCCGCACTTAAAacgatatcgttttgaaatgtaagtcataaaacaataaatatcgttttgaaatgtgttgaatatgggttttgctcccaatgtgtgtgtgtgtgtatatatgtatatatatatatacacacacacacacacacacacacacacacacacacacacacacacacacacacacacacacacacacacacacacatacatatatacacgcacaaacacacaaacatatacacacacacatatattaacacacactcacacatatacacacgcacacatatacatgtatatacacgcacgcacgcacgcacgcacgcacacacacacacacacacacacacaaacacatatctaGGAAAGGAACTTTTCactctcaaaaacgaaaaatattgttttccgtaaaaacgataaatatcgtttttagtaaaaacgataaatattgttttgggtaaaaatgataaatatcgttttaaaaaaTTATCGTGCGTtaccaggcgccattatttggctggcgccatttttaattgGACGCTGTGGTTGTCCTTTGCAGGTTTTAGTGcaccttatcaattgttatgtattgagtgctgggggaggggggcaatgtAATACTTGCACTGGGGTCAATAGCGCCTTACTTACTCCACTGCCCTCCAGCCTCACAGCTGCTGGATGCTGATGGGTTAGAACACCACTGCGCACTGTACATGGGTTAGGCctagaacccactacaaatcgcaaatcgttagcgcaatcgctagcatttttaattagcgttttgtaagcgatttcatgagcgttttctggcgatttttgccagcaattgtgatagcgatttgcgattagcgattttcattctgattggttctttcagtttattttaattgttttgacAGCATGCAGTagtttaaaatcgcacacaaatcgctgtgtgtagtgattcatgagcgatttgctgcacaatgctgcatgttctgcgattgcgattttgctcatcgcaatcgctactgtggagtttgttacatttatttacattggcagagcttttagggaaatcgctagtgattgaaagcgctccctCAACACtcaaaaagcgctctagtgggttccaggcctttacCTAGGATTTCTCTGCTCCAATCTCCACCTGTAAACATACCGGCAGGTAAAATGCTATCGGACAAACCTCTCTAACCTGCTCTTATGGTTGTGATTAGATCCTAAGTTCCTCTGGAAGTAGGGAATCCTGTGGATGGCTCAGTGCAATGTTGTCATTGCCAACGTATCCTTTTAATTAcctacacatatgaattatacagatcTACTGTATGTGGCTAGTTACATGCAGTTTGGGTATTAATTATGTAGCCCagaaccagtggtgtagcaataggggatgtagaggttgtgaccacatcaGGGGGCCTCTGAACCTATTAAGGGCCCTCCTTCTTCCATTTTATCAGCTTTTTCATTGATACTATACTGGTAAAGAACACCTCTACGTGTGTGttgcatagtagtaatccttaagggcttattcacacctagggcgttttgcttttttttaaagtgctggcgattttcaaaatctccctaaaagcggttgtgcaatgattccctaggagagtattcacatctgagcggttccattccgatccgctcagcaaagcgctgcctgtaccatttttagggccaaTTTGCTACAATGGagcgtataggaaaaacgcaaaatgctcacagaatcgctttgtgcggtgattatttttattaagaataaatacattgtatttattgttttccaggtgaaaaagttcacttcctgacttgcgggatttttataaaatcagatcgctcaagtgggatcacacccatagcattacattagcaagagcttttcaaatcgcaaaatgctcagaaaatcactCCTAGTAGGTTTCTggccttaagctacgtacacacatgcgacaatgatcgttcgttgtgaacgacgaacgatcttttaattaaggaaagaacgacctaagtaaagttagcttttaaatgtgtgtaacgatctgatagttagaacgaacgttacatcacgtaaagcaactattgcgcatcaaaatgaaaagttccatggagaaatagcgaaatgcgcatgtcaagcctagtacaaacgacagtttccaacgatgtactacttttgcaaacgatcgtcgttggaaaaaatccgccaagctagatcaatcgtttttaacgatctagctcgtccgtcgttagacttaatggtcgttggttgctttttttttttaaacgatcgtcatttgaaatgatcggggaacgatcgtttcaaacgactatagtcgcatgtgtgtacgcacctttagatgtgtcagtatttaaagggatagtTTAGCAACCCTGCCtcagtgtactctgtaaagtgctgcctacATATGTGCATCATACATGGAAATCTCTAATTCATCTTTAACTCTATGAAGAAAATGGATAGGTAGCCCAGTGCCTACTGGCTCCCCATTGCTCCTGCAAGTCTAGGGTCTTGCTGAAAATCTAGTTTCATTTAAAAAGGATAGTAATAATCAATTAAAGTACCATGGCACAATCTTGCAGTACAAAATTTGATACAACTTTAttggcaaaaatacaaaaaatggcgttttaataaaaaaaaaaattatcttttaATTTGTGAAATCAATCTTAAAAAAGCAATAAAGCATGTCAAAGAGGGACTTCCATGAGACTGACAGACTCTATAATCTGGCTTGATGTATTGAGCAGTTATTGTTTCAGGCAGCGACATGTTCATTTCGGGCAATTTATGCCCTTCATCAGGggcctctgtatatataaaatattCTAATTGGCCCAACCAGCAACGAGAACCAGACCTGCACAGTCCTATATATAGAAAAAATGGCATCCAAACCAACTAGATGCAAATGACACCATCCCACCATCCGGCATATAGGAACAGCCCTGCAGCTAAACGCTGCAAATCTCCCCAGGGACTGACTTTGCCTGTGAGCACTCCATGTTTTCACCAGAACACAGTGGAGGGTTATCTGTCCAGTAGTTGTGTGTACATGAATATGTTTGTGTGGCAGGgacattatgctaggtacacacaatgcaattttctgacagatttactgtcagattgtctatttccaacaggtccaatctgatttcccatTGATTTTccacagaagtgaatggaaaatcagaTCGAACCCATTGGAAATAGtcgatttgacagtaaatctgtcagaaagttgtattgtgtgtacctagcattagaatcTGGTGTCAGATTAGAATGCAAACTCTCCCCATTATGTCTTCATGTCGCCAGTTTGTGTAAAAATAcagcaacaacaataataataataataataataataataataatagttcagTTGAGAAGTCTTTGTAAAGGGCTATGTAATATGTGTGTAAACTATGGGGGTACTGGgaggaaaaaaatcaaaagaaattgtattttttttatcaactTAGCAAGTAGAACAGCGTGCAAAATACATTGACCATATTTGTGACATATTACTCTCGTgttatatttgtattattttttgttttgtttaatacATTTGTCACCAGAATGTAAAATATACACGACTCTCCAGAAGCTGAGTGAATATTTAATGTGAACACAAAGCATATAGAAAGACAGCTAGTATTCAGTGTATGAGTCCTGTGACCATATAGAACACAAAGCATATAGTAAGACAGCTAGTATTCAGTGTATGAGTCGTGGGTGCTGCCCAGACGCTGCAGAAGGTTCCAGAGGACACATATCAGTTTGATGACCTCTGCTACAGGTAATCTATTACTTATGGTCACATATAATATTGCTGGGACAGTCCCGACTGGTGATAAGAttgccattaaagtggacctgaactcttgcacagcacagaaaaaaaacgtagagaaatgcaccctgtatgtatttagggagtttaggcaattttcccctcatctgtgtttaatcacaagttgtaatttgatctttcccctgtgtcagtcgactgccacggcagataagctcatttgaaagcacaggatgttaataatatttctgcttccatgtaAGTGAGAAGTAAACAAACTGCAGACTTATTatttacaggatttgtatcagccttaacaaataaatgtttttctataaaagttattatgctgttacttatcttttagagcagagcggaagttctgagttcagatccgcttaaaTCCACTCAGATTGCAGCCACAGGCACTGAGAACAGACTGTGCAATAATTTCTTCATCAATATTACATTACAAAATATCAGTGTTCCCATCCAACtctgcaaaatgtggaaaaatgatGTCAAAAAATGTGCCTTCTGTGTAATGCAGCCAGATAGAATGTAATAACAGTGCCCGGTGTGTTTGGATCCGTGTTGTGATAGAATCAGGGCAGAAGCTGGTGTAAATTATTTAGATCAAAGTGCAGTGCGATGTATTGTATTACATAGAAATATTATTACACCACACTTCAACATGATCAAAGAAATGGGactaaacattattattattattatggtatTATTACTAGTACTATTATTATCTGTTGTTGTTAActtgttattattatcattattatttgtaCTTGTTATCAGTATTAGCATTTAGCAGCAGTGTTCAGTCTATATCGCTCTACACTAACCTGCTAAACTAGATTTATTTGGGGTTATGTAATTTCACGTCATCTCAGTTATATctatttattttatatctacattAAAAGAAAGTGCATAAACGGATCCTCTCTGCAATTTGTTATATCTGCAATAAATAA from Hyperolius riggenbachi isolate aHypRig1 chromosome 5, aHypRig1.pri, whole genome shotgun sequence encodes the following:
- the TCF24 gene encoding transcription factor 24 is translated as MVEKVQRPLGSRLVHIREEPPGSSEEDTLGKGKFDAARAGGSQGSGIVGRPAAANAARERNRVQTLRHAFMELQRTLPSVPPDTKLSKLDVLILATTYIAHLTRSLQEEDEKSHSHQSSSPSSSTSVSPDLLGTLHSGDGYLHPVKKWPMRSRLYIGATGQFLHQPSGSENQDQDENVPRSES